The following coding sequences are from one Paenibacillus sp. JDR-2 window:
- a CDS encoding ABC transporter permease, whose product MREETITSPDLSFGTNAGTTTKLRTSSLKKVWKRIGPPSIAFILFIGAWELFCRLSGLKPYLLPKPSDIVLAASENASNLWVSVYTTITEAVLGFLLSILLGIGFAILLASSKLIERSIYPYAIIMQTIPIVAIAPIIVIWFGAGMNAIIIIAFLIGFFPMLSNTLIGLNSTDHNMKNLFYLYNASPLQTMFRLRIPAALPYIVAGLKISCTLAVIGAIVGEYIAGIGGGNGGLGYAITVASSRLQTAYLFACGLSASLLGIAFFLLVNAFSKWMLSSWHESEMKSSEG is encoded by the coding sequence ATGCGTGAGGAGACAATCACCAGCCCGGATTTATCGTTTGGAACGAATGCGGGCACAACAACCAAGCTGCGTACCTCGTCACTGAAAAAAGTATGGAAAAGAATAGGTCCGCCGTCTATCGCCTTTATTCTGTTTATCGGCGCATGGGAGCTGTTCTGCCGGTTATCCGGCCTGAAGCCGTATTTGCTTCCTAAGCCTTCGGATATTGTACTGGCCGCCTCCGAGAATGCCTCGAATTTGTGGGTATCCGTGTATACCACCATTACCGAGGCAGTGCTGGGATTCCTGCTCAGTATTCTTCTGGGGATTGGTTTTGCCATTCTGCTTGCCAGCTCCAAGCTGATTGAACGAAGCATCTACCCTTACGCCATCATCATGCAGACGATTCCGATCGTTGCCATCGCCCCGATTATCGTCATCTGGTTTGGAGCAGGCATGAATGCCATCATCATTATTGCTTTCCTGATCGGATTTTTCCCAATGCTGTCCAACACCCTTATCGGCCTGAATTCAACCGACCACAACATGAAGAATCTCTTCTATCTCTACAATGCTTCTCCCCTGCAGACCATGTTCCGGCTTCGTATCCCGGCCGCGCTTCCTTATATCGTGGCGGGACTCAAAATCTCTTGCACGCTTGCCGTAATCGGCGCGATTGTCGGCGAGTATATTGCCGGCATCGGCGGGGGCAACGGCGGATTGGGTTATGCCATAACCGTTGCGTCGTCCCGCCTGCAGACTGCTTATTTGTTCGCCTGCGGTTTATCCGCATCCTTGCTCGGCATTGCGTTCTTCCTGCTCGTGAACGCCTTCTCCAAGTGGATGTTAAGCTCCTGGCATGAATCCGAGATGAAATCTTCCGAAGGTTAG
- a CDS encoding FAD-binding oxidoreductase — translation MLKDWIVEMQAAVGEERLLSDPGQVEKLSKDYYWYSPVLVPLLQDKRAEAVAIPHSVEETASVLAYAWKHRVPVTTRGAGTGNYGQAVPLEGGIVLDLSKLDKVIEVTDTYARVQAGVRLGGLEKLLRSEGKELRIYPSTYVKATVGGFVSGGSGGIGSITWGNLWDGNVLEAVILTVEETPRRLTVKGDDLIAYIHNYGTTGVLVEVVIPIAAKVEWTQTVTQFDDFASAARFSHAVAMDDSIRKRLVAPVEWPIPTFFKPIASKLEAGCSACLLETEHGSEERLAAHAGAFGGRVGYTISPEQYRKVIGLSDFTWNHTTLWALKTDPTLTYLQAGFDKERFLDQITLIKEQFGDEVLMHLEFIRTAGVVVPAALPIVRYTTHERLYEVIAFFRSIGVRINDPHTWILEMGGRGEWDAMVNAKRANDPRGLLNPGKLQTPVESISNQEG, via the coding sequence ATGTTAAAGGATTGGATAGTTGAAATGCAGGCAGCGGTCGGAGAAGAGAGGCTGCTGTCGGATCCCGGCCAGGTAGAGAAATTGTCCAAAGACTACTACTGGTATTCCCCCGTACTCGTCCCGCTGCTTCAGGATAAAAGGGCGGAGGCGGTTGCCATTCCGCATTCCGTGGAGGAGACGGCGAGCGTGCTCGCTTACGCATGGAAACACCGGGTTCCGGTGACAACCCGCGGCGCGGGTACCGGCAACTACGGTCAGGCGGTTCCGCTCGAAGGCGGCATTGTTCTTGATCTGAGCAAGCTCGACAAGGTCATTGAAGTAACCGATACTTATGCGCGCGTGCAGGCCGGAGTTCGGCTTGGCGGGCTCGAGAAGCTTCTCCGTTCCGAGGGGAAAGAGCTCCGGATTTACCCGAGCACTTACGTGAAAGCAACGGTCGGCGGCTTCGTAAGCGGCGGCTCGGGCGGGATTGGCTCCATTACCTGGGGCAACCTGTGGGACGGCAACGTGCTGGAGGCGGTTATCCTGACGGTGGAAGAAACGCCGCGCAGGCTGACCGTCAAGGGAGACGATTTGATTGCTTATATCCATAATTACGGAACGACAGGCGTGCTTGTTGAAGTCGTGATTCCGATTGCGGCAAAGGTGGAATGGACGCAGACGGTTACGCAGTTCGATGATTTTGCATCGGCCGCACGGTTCTCCCATGCGGTTGCGATGGATGATTCCATTCGCAAACGGCTGGTTGCTCCGGTCGAATGGCCGATTCCAACCTTTTTCAAGCCAATCGCTTCAAAACTCGAAGCCGGCTGCAGCGCTTGTCTACTCGAAACGGAGCATGGCAGCGAAGAGCGGCTTGCGGCGCATGCCGGCGCATTTGGCGGCCGAGTCGGCTACACCATCTCCCCTGAACAGTACCGTAAAGTAATCGGGCTGTCCGATTTTACTTGGAACCATACGACGTTATGGGCGCTTAAGACCGACCCGACGCTGACCTATTTGCAGGCGGGCTTTGACAAGGAGCGGTTCCTCGATCAGATAACGCTTATTAAAGAGCAGTTCGGCGACGAAGTGCTGATGCATCTCGAATTTATACGCACGGCGGGCGTTGTTGTTCCCGCGGCGCTGCCGATTGTCCGATATACGACGCATGAACGTCTGTACGAGGTTATTGCCTTCTTCCGGTCCATTGGCGTTCGGATTAATGACCCCCATACCTGGATCCTGGAGATGGGAGGACGCGGAGAGTGGGATGCGATGGTGAACGCCAAGCGTGCCAACGACCCCCGCGGACTGTTGAACCCGGGCAAGCTGCAAACGCCGGTTGAGAGTATTTCGAATCAGGAGGGATAA
- a CDS encoding ABC transporter ATP-binding protein gives MTTMTGAKEWVRMERLSKVYPNGTVAVKEVDLTIHEGEFLCFVGPSGCGKSTIFKMITGLSNPSSGTLQVMGASASVARKRSDTAFVFQDHTLLPWNSVIDNVTLPLALRGVPRKERQREAERVLEMVGLKDHMRSMPRELSGGMKMRASIARALVARPKLLLMDEPFGALDEITRQTLQIELLELWRQDPEMTVLFVTHNVFEAVFLSTRIAVMTPRPGKVSDLIDVPVPFPRDESFRTTPEFGQIVRSVSQALKH, from the coding sequence ATGACAACGATGACTGGAGCCAAGGAATGGGTAAGGATGGAGCGGCTGTCCAAGGTATATCCGAACGGAACGGTAGCGGTGAAAGAGGTTGATCTGACGATCCACGAGGGGGAATTCCTTTGTTTCGTCGGGCCGTCCGGCTGCGGGAAATCGACGATCTTCAAGATGATTACCGGGTTGTCCAATCCGAGCAGCGGTACTCTGCAGGTTATGGGGGCATCGGCAAGCGTTGCCCGCAAGCGGTCCGATACGGCTTTTGTTTTTCAGGATCATACGCTGCTGCCTTGGAACTCTGTCATTGATAACGTGACGCTGCCGCTGGCGCTACGCGGAGTACCGCGAAAGGAAAGACAGCGGGAGGCAGAACGCGTGCTGGAGATGGTTGGCCTGAAGGACCATATGCGTTCCATGCCGCGCGAGCTGTCCGGCGGGATGAAGATGCGGGCATCGATTGCCCGTGCCTTGGTGGCAAGGCCTAAGCTGCTGCTGATGGATGAACCTTTTGGAGCGCTTGACGAAATTACGCGCCAGACGCTGCAGATCGAGCTGCTCGAACTATGGCGGCAGGATCCGGAAATGACCGTGCTGTTTGTTACCCATAACGTATTTGAAGCTGTGTTTCTGTCGACCCGCATCGCCGTCATGACCCCTCGTCCGGGCAAGGTGTCCGATTTAATTGACGTACCGGTGCCGTTCCCGCGCGACGAGTCATTCCGTACAACGCCGGAATTCGGGCAAATTGTCCGCTCCGTGTCGCAGGCTCTTAAGCATTAG
- a CDS encoding creatininase family protein, with protein sequence MFFRYQGEAYDRRFLPRLTTKEIAAMNKDDVLLVLPIGAVEQHGPHMPVFTDTLLGEAMLTKAFEHLPEDSSIWLLPSVSYGKSTEHAGHPGTITLSAKTLMAVLEDISSSLARSGFRKLLLFNTHGGNADLLGMMAREIRIATGLEVYRLDPGAVGYSDSFTDEAEKACGIHAGDVETSLVMATCPGWVHAELAPREMPRFPDSRYFSFRSRSFAWVMDDISGSGVAGDATKATADRGTAMLETAGPLLAEALLHIASFGMASLKNG encoded by the coding sequence ATGTTCTTTCGTTATCAGGGAGAAGCTTATGACCGCCGTTTCCTGCCAAGATTGACGACTAAAGAGATTGCGGCCATGAACAAAGACGATGTGCTGCTTGTGCTGCCCATTGGCGCGGTGGAGCAGCATGGTCCGCATATGCCGGTCTTTACGGATACGCTGCTTGGCGAGGCGATGCTGACTAAGGCCTTCGAGCATTTGCCCGAAGATTCGTCCATTTGGCTGCTGCCATCCGTAAGTTACGGAAAAAGCACGGAGCATGCCGGCCATCCGGGGACCATCACCCTGTCGGCCAAGACATTAATGGCGGTACTGGAGGATATCTCTTCTTCCCTTGCCCGAAGCGGCTTCCGCAAGCTGCTGCTTTTTAATACGCATGGCGGCAATGCGGATCTGCTGGGGATGATGGCGAGGGAAATCCGGATAGCGACGGGGCTTGAGGTCTACCGGCTTGATCCCGGGGCTGTCGGCTACAGCGATTCCTTTACGGATGAAGCGGAAAAAGCTTGCGGCATTCATGCCGGCGATGTGGAGACGTCTCTTGTTATGGCGACATGTCCGGGCTGGGTTCACGCGGAGCTTGCGCCCCGCGAGATGCCGAGGTTCCCGGATTCCCGCTATTTTTCATTCCGGTCGAGGTCCTTTGCCTGGGTGATGGACGATATTTCGGGCAGCGGAGTGGCGGGAGACGCCACCAAAGCCACGGCAGATAGAGGGACGGCGATGCTGGAGACTGCCGGACCGCTTCTGGCGGAAGCTCTGCTGCACATTGCTTCGTTTGGCATGGCATCACTGAAGAACGGATAG
- a CDS encoding DeoR/GlpR family DNA-binding transcription regulator: MLIGTRRHEIMMLLDSKPQLTILELAEQFNVSKMTIRRDLDLLQSEGKIQRFHGGAVKVKRFMGAKYEQRANEHKAEKLAIAKEAVKHIQDGMSIILDAGTTVASMVDELERFKGLKIITRDLHTALMLSNEERFGSFDVYCSGGRISKWAYSLDGIYAEKMLQSLTVDAAFLTCEAVSLTKGAMAWSPNLVGVRQTTMEAAGKTILLADSNKFSYNSLAIFAKLDEFDEIITDSRLDEYEAVSYRKSGLPLTTVSATASR; encoded by the coding sequence ATGCTAATCGGAACACGCCGTCACGAAATTATGATGCTGCTGGATTCAAAGCCGCAGTTAACGATCCTCGAGCTTGCCGAGCAGTTTAACGTATCCAAGATGACGATTCGCCGCGACCTCGATCTTCTGCAATCGGAAGGGAAAATTCAGCGCTTCCATGGGGGCGCCGTCAAGGTAAAACGGTTCATGGGCGCCAAATACGAGCAACGCGCAAATGAGCATAAGGCGGAGAAGCTGGCCATTGCCAAGGAAGCCGTCAAGCATATTCAGGATGGCATGAGCATTATTTTGGATGCAGGGACAACCGTGGCTTCCATGGTGGATGAATTAGAGAGGTTTAAAGGGCTTAAGATTATTACCCGTGATCTGCATACGGCTCTTATGCTGTCCAATGAAGAGAGATTCGGCAGCTTCGACGTGTATTGCTCGGGGGGAAGAATAAGCAAATGGGCGTATAGCCTGGACGGCATTTATGCGGAGAAAATGCTGCAGTCGCTGACTGTCGATGCGGCCTTCTTGACCTGCGAAGCCGTTTCTCTGACAAAGGGCGCCATGGCTTGGTCTCCGAATCTTGTCGGCGTCCGGCAGACCACCATGGAGGCCGCGGGAAAAACGATTCTGCTGGCCGATTCCAACAAGTTCAGCTACAATTCGCTTGCGATTTTTGCGAAACTCGATGAATTTGACGAGATTATTACCGACAGTCGTCTGGACGAGTATGAAGCGGTATCGTATCGCAAATCCGGCCTGCCGTTAACGACAGTATCCGCCACTGCCAGTCGATAA
- a CDS encoding GyrI-like domain-containing protein has translation MDQVFEAILVSKPSFQAVGIRWEGTFEEAGEGGIRAVQTEVIRRLSEIRHVVQPDILLGLSYHYEGDSFIHYAALEVEQVEDVPEGMASVTVPDLTYAMTEHKKEDNIDSSYTNIFAWIEKQGYPLRKGDVTHFERYRVAQDPYAKNPEFTIMIPVDPKV, from the coding sequence ATGGATCAGGTCTTTGAAGCCATCCTGGTTAGCAAGCCCTCTTTTCAAGCGGTCGGAATTAGGTGGGAAGGAACGTTTGAGGAAGCGGGAGAGGGAGGTATCCGTGCCGTTCAGACGGAAGTGATTCGAAGGTTATCGGAAATCAGGCATGTTGTACAACCGGACATTTTACTCGGCTTATCCTATCATTATGAAGGCGACAGCTTTATTCACTATGCGGCTCTCGAAGTCGAACAAGTGGAGGATGTCCCTGAGGGTATGGCAAGCGTAACCGTTCCGGATCTGACCTATGCCATGACCGAGCACAAGAAGGAAGACAATATCGACTCCTCTTATACGAACATTTTCGCCTGGATTGAGAAGCAGGGTTATCCGTTACGTAAAGGTGATGTCACTCATTTTGAGCGGTACCGGGTGGCGCAGGATCCTTATGCCAAAAACCCCGAGTTTACGATTATGATACCGGTTGATCCAAAAGTATAA
- a CDS encoding helix-turn-helix domain-containing protein, translating into MVFGEKLKAMRQSKGWPQDELAEKLFVSRQSVSKWENNQNYPSIEIIIKISDLFGVTIDELLRSDEELTQKVIKDSRQLAYPRLKASFDLLFLLGVLLLVIKLVVLGLNKLAGTDITMLGGTWFWNFAPLVLMVGAGIGSGIVKDKYKEE; encoded by the coding sequence GTGGTGTTCGGAGAGAAGCTCAAGGCCATGAGACAAAGCAAAGGGTGGCCGCAGGATGAACTAGCCGAGAAGCTGTTTGTCAGCCGCCAATCGGTGTCGAAGTGGGAAAACAATCAGAACTATCCCAGTATCGAGATTATTATCAAAATAAGCGATCTCTTTGGCGTTACGATTGACGAATTATTAAGGAGCGATGAAGAGTTGACGCAAAAGGTGATTAAGGACAGCAGGCAGCTTGCCTATCCGAGGCTTAAGGCATCATTTGATCTTTTATTCCTGCTGGGCGTGCTACTGCTTGTCATTAAGCTTGTTGTGCTGGGGCTAAACAAACTGGCCGGTACGGATATTACCATGCTTGGCGGAACGTGGTTCTGGAACTTTGCTCCCCTTGTTCTGATGGTGGGTGCGGGGATTGGTTCCGGTATTGTAAAAGATAAATACAAAGAAGAATAA
- a CDS encoding aminoglycoside N(3)-acetyltransferase — protein MSEHDIIKQTRLPVTVSGMVRDLRKLGIREGDHLLVHSSMSSLGWVCGGPQAVVEALLQAVGAEGTLVMPAQCGDWSDPAEWGNPPVPQEWLEIIYNEMPAFDPAITPTRGMGRIAELFRTYPGTLRSEHPQVSFCANGKYAEYIISGHPLTPQFGEASPLGKLYAAGAKVLLLGVGFDSCTSLHLAETRIDRMPAKKMGTAMLVDGERSWRWFTDYAYDSGDFDEFGAQFHSGVQRGKVGQGDCKLFEMKAAVDAAVQWLPKHRHFT, from the coding sequence ATGAGCGAACACGACATTATAAAACAAACGCGGCTGCCCGTAACGGTAAGCGGCATGGTGCGTGATCTGCGTAAGCTAGGCATACGGGAGGGTGACCATCTTCTTGTCCATTCCTCTATGTCCAGCTTAGGCTGGGTATGCGGCGGTCCGCAGGCGGTTGTGGAGGCCCTGCTGCAAGCCGTTGGGGCTGAAGGCACGCTGGTCATGCCGGCGCAGTGCGGAGACTGGAGCGATCCCGCCGAATGGGGAAATCCTCCTGTTCCGCAGGAATGGCTAGAGATCATTTATAACGAAATGCCCGCTTTTGATCCGGCTATAACGCCAACACGGGGGATGGGGCGTATTGCCGAGCTGTTCCGGACTTATCCGGGCACGTTAAGGTCGGAACACCCTCAGGTATCCTTTTGCGCGAATGGCAAGTATGCGGAGTATATTATATCCGGTCATCCGTTAACGCCCCAGTTCGGGGAGGCTTCCCCGCTTGGCAAGCTGTATGCGGCAGGGGCAAAGGTGCTGCTGCTCGGCGTTGGCTTCGACTCCTGTACGAGCCTGCATCTTGCCGAGACAAGGATTGACCGCATGCCTGCGAAAAAGATGGGGACGGCCATGCTGGTCGATGGGGAACGTTCCTGGCGATGGTTCACGGATTATGCGTATGACTCGGGTGATTTCGATGAGTTTGGCGCGCAATTTCATAGCGGAGTTCAGCGCGGCAAGGTAGGTCAGGGTGATTGCAAGCTGTTTGAAATGAAGGCAGCGGTTGATGCCGCGGTTCAGTGGCTGCCAAAGCATCGGCATTTCACTTAA
- a CDS encoding TIGR02452 family protein, whose translation MKYGIEQLQKEHAVGGKGRFLFFWGHTPSEPGKIDKSCLSQWWMSPFVIDGVPYSCSEQYMMAEKARLFQDGEILAAILQASDPKEIKAFGRSVKNFDKTLWESHCYGIVKKGNLAKFSQNAQLGLILKTTDNSILVEASPYDRIWGIGMGQSDSNAGNPLKWRGKNWLGFALMEVGMNCLTKEGIIMNRREIAQETLLIQQQGYYNYNGIQVNIAEAQKLSEDKSRLFTPEEGVSIIGNLRVPVKGASQPSIYVTNEATVQAIIRYAETGAERVGVLNFASAKNPGGGFLNGAMAQEESLAASSGLYGTQLRHGRFYSANRAYRSMMYTDHAIYSPDVVFFRDTKFNLIRQPIRASVLTLPAVNYGQVVQKGENKLQAERVMKDRMRLALAVFAHQGDTNLILGAYGCGVFGNDPVKVANWWHDLLEAEGYGTWFSTITFAVLDTSKDRKCYNAFEQVFRVKEQSQ comes from the coding sequence ATGAAATACGGCATTGAACAATTGCAGAAAGAGCATGCCGTCGGCGGGAAGGGAAGGTTTCTGTTCTTCTGGGGGCACACGCCTTCCGAACCCGGCAAGATTGACAAAAGCTGCTTAAGCCAATGGTGGATGAGTCCATTCGTTATCGATGGGGTTCCGTATTCATGCTCCGAGCAATACATGATGGCGGAAAAAGCCCGGCTGTTTCAGGATGGGGAGATATTGGCCGCAATCCTGCAAGCGAGTGATCCGAAAGAGATCAAGGCTTTTGGCCGGTCAGTGAAAAACTTCGATAAAACGCTATGGGAGAGCCATTGCTACGGGATTGTGAAGAAAGGGAACCTTGCTAAATTCTCGCAAAATGCTCAGCTTGGACTAATTTTGAAGACAACGGATAACTCCATCCTGGTTGAAGCCAGCCCGTACGACCGGATTTGGGGTATAGGTATGGGGCAGTCGGACTCCAATGCAGGAAATCCGTTAAAGTGGCGCGGAAAGAACTGGCTTGGATTTGCGTTAATGGAAGTAGGGATGAACTGTTTAACGAAAGAAGGGATAATCATGAACCGTAGAGAAATTGCACAGGAGACATTACTGATTCAGCAGCAAGGCTATTATAACTATAATGGCATTCAAGTTAACATAGCGGAAGCGCAGAAGTTATCGGAGGACAAAAGCCGGCTTTTTACGCCGGAAGAAGGCGTAAGCATAATCGGTAATTTACGGGTGCCGGTAAAGGGAGCGTCCCAACCATCTATTTACGTCACGAATGAGGCTACTGTTCAAGCAATAATCCGCTATGCTGAAACGGGTGCCGAACGGGTAGGAGTGCTTAACTTTGCAAGCGCCAAGAATCCCGGCGGCGGATTTCTGAACGGAGCAATGGCACAAGAGGAGAGTTTGGCTGCATCAAGCGGATTATACGGGACACAACTGCGTCATGGGCGCTTTTATTCCGCCAACCGGGCTTACCGATCCATGATGTACACCGATCATGCGATTTACTCTCCCGATGTCGTATTTTTCAGGGATACCAAATTTAACCTCATTCGTCAGCCTATACGGGCCTCGGTATTGACCCTTCCGGCCGTAAATTACGGGCAGGTTGTGCAGAAAGGCGAGAATAAGCTTCAAGCGGAACGCGTTATGAAAGACCGCATGCGGCTGGCGTTAGCTGTTTTTGCCCATCAGGGGGATACCAATCTCATTCTGGGTGCTTACGGATGCGGTGTATTCGGGAATGATCCGGTAAAAGTAGCAAATTGGTGGCATGATCTATTGGAAGCCGAAGGTTACGGCACATGGTTCTCGACGATTACCTTTGCCGTACTTGATACGTCAAAGGATCGTAAATGCTATAACGCCTTTGAACAGGTGTTTCGAGTAAAGGAGCAAAGCCAATGA
- a CDS encoding NUDIX hydrolase, producing MERLDPNGLTERDFMEQYKPGDYERPSVAADMVIFTVTHTEENNYRKLPEKELRLLLIQRGGHPFLGQWALPGGFVRPHETTEEAAVRELHEETGVDNVYLEQLYTFSDIGRDPRTWVMSCSYMALVNSKELELKAGDDAANAAWFKASYRLIREQKEFVEGGYARTLQYELLLSSDYAELKAMVERTDTVTEAATKTAYSIVSNDGLAFDHAKIIAYAIERLRGKVNYTDIALHLMPKLFTLTELQQVYEVILDKELLKAAFRRKIADLVTETDHYTENSGHRPSRLYRRKMEGFE from the coding sequence TTGGAACGGCTGGATCCAAACGGATTAACCGAGCGTGACTTTATGGAGCAGTATAAGCCCGGGGACTATGAGCGCCCTTCGGTTGCTGCGGATATGGTTATTTTTACGGTAACCCATACAGAGGAAAACAATTACCGCAAACTGCCCGAGAAGGAGCTTCGGTTGCTGCTTATTCAGAGGGGCGGTCATCCGTTTCTGGGGCAATGGGCTTTGCCTGGCGGTTTTGTACGGCCTCATGAAACAACGGAGGAGGCTGCGGTCAGGGAGCTTCACGAGGAGACGGGAGTCGATAACGTTTATTTGGAGCAACTATATACGTTTAGCGATATCGGCCGGGATCCCCGAACTTGGGTCATGAGCTGCTCTTACATGGCACTGGTGAACAGTAAAGAGTTAGAGCTGAAGGCAGGAGACGATGCGGCGAACGCTGCATGGTTTAAAGCATCGTACCGGCTGATCAGGGAGCAAAAGGAGTTTGTTGAGGGCGGATATGCCAGGACGCTGCAGTATGAACTCCTTCTGAGCTCCGATTATGCAGAGCTGAAGGCAATGGTGGAGCGTACGGATACCGTTACGGAGGCAGCAACAAAAACCGCTTACAGCATAGTGAGCAACGACGGATTAGCTTTCGATCATGCCAAAATCATTGCCTATGCCATTGAACGTTTGAGAGGCAAGGTGAACTATACCGATATAGCCCTTCATCTCATGCCTAAGCTGTTTACGCTAACGGAACTGCAGCAGGTGTATGAAGTTATTTTGGATAAAGAGCTTTTGAAAGCGGCGTTTCGGCGCAAGATTGCGGACCTCGTGACGGAAACGGATCACTATACGGAAAACTCCGGTCACCGTCCATCCCGTCTCTATCGAAGAAAGATGGAGGGATTTGAATGA
- a CDS encoding NUDIX hydrolase has translation MQGYNVLMVYSRDMSRLLMCRRLKDPYKGLSNLVGGKIEPGETGLDAAYRELAEETGITQEDISLMPVMDFKYYLQNCYVEVYAGRLKRENVAVAGDENELYWSDLDCNFFDMTLYAGEGNIGHMIEQVNLYRDKIVGE, from the coding sequence ATGCAGGGATATAATGTTCTCATGGTATACAGCAGGGATATGAGCAGACTCCTAATGTGCAGGCGTCTGAAGGATCCCTACAAAGGATTAAGTAATCTGGTTGGCGGGAAAATCGAGCCCGGCGAGACCGGGTTGGACGCTGCTTACCGGGAACTAGCGGAAGAAACCGGTATTACGCAAGAGGATATCTCCCTTATGCCCGTTATGGATTTTAAGTATTACTTGCAGAACTGTTACGTGGAAGTGTATGCCGGGCGATTGAAGCGAGAAAACGTTGCCGTCGCCGGCGACGAGAATGAGCTGTATTGGTCGGACCTCGATTGCAACTTCTTCGATATGACCCTATACGCAGGCGAAGGGAATATCGGGCACATGATCGAGCAGGTCAATTTGTACAGGGATAAAATAGTTGGGGAATAG
- a CDS encoding 8-oxo-dGTP diphosphatase has protein sequence MSITYKMYTMCMVQDKDKVLLINRPDKKGFPGYIAPGGKVDFPESLVNGAIREVREETGLIVKDIIYKGLEEFCDPTTNLRYMVFNYLATSFEGTLLENPPEGELLWVNKDDALKLPMQSWFARRFPLFFQEGTFELSYVWDEKVRETLDKTERFYSLAPVQQH, from the coding sequence ATGTCCATTACCTATAAAATGTATACGATGTGTATGGTTCAAGATAAGGATAAGGTACTTTTAATCAATAGGCCAGACAAAAAGGGTTTTCCCGGCTATATCGCCCCGGGCGGCAAAGTAGACTTCCCGGAAAGCCTCGTGAATGGCGCCATCCGCGAAGTGCGGGAAGAAACCGGCTTGATCGTAAAGGACATTATCTATAAGGGCCTTGAGGAATTTTGCGACCCCACCACGAACCTGAGATATATGGTCTTCAACTACCTGGCGACTTCGTTTGAAGGCACGCTGCTCGAGAACCCGCCAGAAGGCGAGCTGCTCTGGGTGAACAAGGATGACGCCCTAAAGCTTCCGATGCAAAGCTGGTTTGCGCGCCGGTTCCCGCTTTTCTTCCAGGAGGGGACGTTTGAACTGAGCTATGTATGGGATGAGAAGGTTAGAGAAACGTTGGATAAAACCGAGCGCTTCTACTCTCTTGCCCCTGTACAGCAGCATTAA